One window of the Legionellales bacterium genome contains the following:
- a CDS encoding RNA methyltransferase codes for MNYRKLLTPFIKTHGHQTILDLFAPFIADSRVKKITEVLAQRLTSISIAVESPADPHNAAAIIRSAEAFGLQRVHVICETHYSLAAKNTTKGAFHWVDVDHYHTVNEFCDHVKAQQIKLAGAVMNATHTIHDLPVTAPICLVFGNERRGLSNLLLEQCDYQFRIPMHGMTESLNLSVASAISLYDITERKRAALSTSGELFADELFMEQVIYFARCLPSRLVNQLLQSLTEKIV; via the coding sequence ATGAATTACCGTAAATTACTCACACCGTTTATTAAAACTCATGGTCACCAAACTATTTTGGATCTCTTTGCGCCTTTTATTGCTGACTCACGGGTGAAAAAAATAACTGAAGTATTAGCACAGCGTTTAACTAGCATTAGCATTGCCGTGGAATCACCCGCCGATCCGCATAATGCAGCCGCAATTATTCGCAGTGCTGAAGCATTCGGCTTGCAACGCGTGCATGTGATTTGCGAAACACACTATTCTTTAGCCGCAAAAAATACCACAAAAGGCGCATTTCATTGGGTCGATGTTGATCATTATCACACCGTGAACGAATTTTGTGATCACGTCAAAGCACAACAGATTAAACTAGCGGGCGCGGTGATGAATGCTACGCACACCATCCATGATTTACCAGTAACCGCACCTATTTGCTTAGTCTTTGGCAATGAGCGACGTGGGCTATCCAATCTCTTACTTGAACAATGCGATTATCAATTTCGTATTCCCATGCATGGAATGACGGAAAGTTTAAATCTTTCAGTCGCCAGTGCCATAAGTTTATATGATATCACTGAGCGCAAACGTGCGGCGTTATCGACGAGCGGCGAATTATTTGCCGATGAATTATTCATGGAACAAGTAATTTATTTTGCACGCTGCCTACCGTCACGTTTAGTCAACCAATTATTACAATCACTAACGGAAAAAATAGTATGA
- a CDS encoding DMT family transporter: protein MNSRGIGFCYLALAQAFVGANITISKYLVTQLPPFVFLQIRFICSFSILLILSRFSKKLPLTQWRKQDWLMMFAQGLTANFLFNAFVVNGVSLTSALAAGIITSFIPGIIALMAWILLREQLKARQIICIGLGIIGLLSISLGAKQQSNAGSSLVGMLLVFISLFPEALYTIFAKGFQTKIPQLQQALWILFFSCISFLPCFLWQLPQANFSSVTLLGWGLLFVGASFSACFFIFWPYGLRHISGSTSALFVAIMPITVVIIATTLLGEHLNKYDIIGFFLVFTSIIFGAIQWKARTRKAWIVEAEKTGS, encoded by the coding sequence ATGAATTCACGTGGGATAGGATTTTGTTATTTAGCCTTAGCGCAAGCCTTTGTGGGGGCAAATATCACGATTTCAAAATATTTAGTCACCCAACTACCGCCCTTTGTTTTTTTGCAAATTCGTTTTATATGTTCGTTTAGTATTTTATTAATACTCTCGCGTTTTAGTAAAAAATTACCTTTAACCCAATGGCGAAAACAAGATTGGCTAATGATGTTTGCACAAGGCTTAACCGCCAATTTTTTATTTAATGCCTTTGTGGTGAATGGTGTGAGTTTAACCTCAGCATTAGCAGCCGGCATTATCACCAGCTTTATTCCAGGGATTATCGCTTTAATGGCGTGGATTTTATTGCGTGAGCAATTAAAGGCGCGCCAAATTATTTGTATTGGTTTAGGCATTATTGGCTTACTGAGTATCAGTTTAGGCGCGAAACAACAAAGTAATGCAGGATCGAGTTTAGTAGGAATGTTGCTGGTATTTATTTCTTTATTTCCAGAAGCGTTGTATACCATTTTTGCCAAAGGATTCCAAACCAAAATCCCTCAGCTGCAACAAGCATTGTGGATCTTATTTTTTAGTTGCATTAGTTTTCTACCGTGTTTTTTATGGCAATTGCCGCAGGCTAATTTTTCCAGCGTTACGCTCTTGGGATGGGGACTTTTATTCGTGGGGGCTAGTTTTAGTGCCTGCTTTTTTATTTTTTGGCCGTATGGGCTACGCCATATTTCTGGTTCTACTTCGGCGTTATTCGTGGCGATAATGCCCATCACCGTCGTCATTATTGCTACTACATTATTAGGCGAACACTTAAATAAATATGATATTATCGGATTTTTCTTGGTCTTCACCTCTATTATATTTGGCGCAATCCAATGGAAAGCGCGCACCAGAAAAGCATGGATAGTAGAAGCCGAAAAAACAGGCTCTTAG
- a CDS encoding DUF3025 domain-containing protein, which yields MTLPWQADFYTTSPLFMPIAKAAQRFHACRDWPTLINMNEEFNVINYGHQAVQFVAQADKPRSFQEGYEQRIYLTGQVQTRLNNWHDFMNMLIWRTFPECKKIMNALHYHESLQPGQPTRTLRQHRLTQLDECGVIMLSSDPHLLDLLRQHAWHELFWNNRDVIENSLRCLILGHALYEKALQPYVGLTGVALLFAVTPEVINLSAPQLIDYADNLAANYIHHLDPTPKLTPLPLLGMPQWFKGNEHESFYFNREYFR from the coding sequence ATGACGCTTCCTTGGCAAGCTGATTTTTATACCACGTCTCCTTTATTCATGCCCATTGCAAAGGCGGCGCAACGATTTCATGCGTGTCGTGATTGGCCAACGTTAATTAACATGAATGAAGAATTTAATGTGATTAATTATGGCCACCAAGCCGTGCAATTTGTTGCGCAAGCCGACAAACCTAGATCATTTCAAGAAGGTTATGAGCAACGCATTTATTTAACCGGGCAAGTACAAACTCGCTTAAACAATTGGCATGATTTTATGAACATGTTAATTTGGCGCACATTTCCTGAATGTAAAAAAATCATGAATGCGCTGCATTATCACGAGAGTTTGCAACCAGGGCAACCGACTCGCACCTTACGACAACATCGTTTAACACAATTGGATGAATGTGGCGTTATTATGTTAAGTTCTGATCCGCACCTCCTCGATTTATTACGTCAACATGCCTGGCATGAATTGTTTTGGAATAATCGTGACGTCATCGAAAATTCCTTACGCTGCTTAATCCTAGGTCATGCTCTTTATGAAAAAGCCTTACAACCTTATGTAGGCTTAACGGGTGTGGCATTATTATTTGCAGTGACTCCTGAAGTTATTAACTTGTCAGCACCCCAATTAATTGACTACGCCGATAACCTGGCTGCGAATTATATTCATCACCTTGATCCCACCCCCAAACTCACCCCGTTACCGCTATTAGGCATGCCACAATGGTTTAAAGGAAATGAGCATGAATCATTTTATTTTAATCGCGAGTATTTTCGTTAA
- a CDS encoding rubredoxin, whose amino-acid sequence MKKYRCLICGFIYDEAEGWPEDGIPAGTRWEDVPEDWTCPDCGAMKEDFEMVEY is encoded by the coding sequence ATGAAAAAATATCGTTGTTTGATTTGTGGATTTATTTACGATGAAGCCGAAGGCTGGCCTGAAGACGGTATCCCGGCGGGTACTCGTTGGGAAGATGTGCCGGAAGATTGGACCTGCCCTGATTGCGGCGCGATGAAAGAAGATTTTGAAATGGTTGAGTATTAA
- a CDS encoding peroxiredoxin, with product MLQVGQKLPDFQVKATVSTQLNEAFTTITEQSYEGKWKVLFFWPKDFTFVCPTEIVGFGKLNQAFLDRDAQLLGASTDSEFVHLAWRQHHQDLNDLPFPMLADVKRELSLGLGILDPKEGVAQRATFIIDPENIIRFVMVTDLNVGRNPDEVLRVLDALQTDELCPCNWKKGEETIHA from the coding sequence ATGTTACAAGTTGGTCAAAAATTACCTGATTTTCAAGTTAAAGCCACCGTGAGCACTCAGCTAAACGAAGCCTTTACCACCATTACGGAACAATCCTATGAGGGTAAATGGAAGGTGTTATTTTTCTGGCCCAAAGATTTTACGTTTGTGTGTCCCACAGAAATTGTGGGATTTGGAAAATTAAATCAAGCATTTTTAGATCGCGATGCTCAATTATTAGGGGCCAGTACGGATAGTGAATTCGTTCATTTGGCGTGGCGTCAACATCACCAAGATTTAAATGATTTACCATTTCCCATGTTAGCCGATGTCAAACGTGAATTATCACTCGGGTTAGGAATTTTAGATCCTAAAGAAGGTGTGGCTCAACGTGCCACTTTTATTATTGATCCTGAAAATATTATTCGCTTTGTCATGGTGACCGATTTAAATGTGGGTCGTAATCCCGATGAAGTTTTGCGCGTGTTAGATGCGTTACAAACGGATGAATTATGTCCTTGTAACTGGAAAAAAGGCGAAGAAACCATTCACGCGTAA
- a CDS encoding carboxymuconolactone decarboxylase family protein: MSLEQLQNRLPEFAKDIKLNLHSLLGSPNNNLTPVQVAGIALATAHATRHSQLLTDIQAYASLHLDETHQQAAQAASAMMAMTNVYYRAIHLLEDPAYNTMPAQLRMNIIKNHGISRIDFELYSFAVSALNGCGLCLNAHANTLTQAGVSKEAIQTTLRIAAVINATATALS; encoded by the coding sequence ATGAGTTTAGAGCAATTGCAAAATCGGTTACCAGAATTTGCTAAAGACATTAAATTAAATTTGCATTCTTTATTAGGTAGCCCTAATAATAACTTAACCCCAGTGCAAGTGGCCGGTATCGCATTGGCCACGGCACATGCAACGCGTCATTCTCAGTTATTGACCGATATTCAGGCTTATGCCAGTCTTCATTTAGACGAAACACACCAGCAGGCGGCACAAGCCGCCAGTGCTATGATGGCAATGACCAATGTGTATTATCGCGCAATCCATTTATTAGAAGATCCTGCTTATAATACTATGCCCGCGCAATTACGCATGAATATCATCAAAAATCACGGCATTTCTCGTATTGATTTTGAATTATATTCATTCGCTGTTTCGGCATTGAATGGATGTGGTTTGTGTTTAAACGCGCATGCCAATACCTTGACACAAGCAGGTGTGAGTAAAGAGGCGATTCAAACGACGTTGCGAATTGCGGCGGTGATTAATGCCACGGCAACGGCATTGTCATAA